The genomic stretch CTTCGCATTTTGTGTTTATTTTGTGTAAGTTACTTATTAAATGTATTGATCATCGTGCCCACATGTTCCGAATTATAAGTGTCATTAGTTTTTTACTCATTTTTTCAATTGAGCTAGCTGCTCAAGAGCGATTAAAAGTCGGTTTAGTGCTTGGCGGCGGAGGGGCAAAAGGCAGTGCCCATGTCGGTGTATTAAAAGAGCTAGAGCAGTTAAATATCCCGATTGATTACATAGCAGGAACCAGTATTGGGGCGTATGTTGGTGGTATGTATGCGTTAGGTTATAGCCCTGCTCAAATTGAGCAAGTGATGCTTGATTCAAATTGGGATGAAGGGTATTCAGATACGATTCCGCGTAACTCACTTAATGTTCGTAACAAACAACATCGTGATACCTATAACTTACCGCTGCGATTAGGCATTGAAGAGCAGCAATTAAAAATACCCAAAGGGTTACTTGCTGGGCAAAATGTTAATCGATTACTGAGAAGCTCAACTAATTTAGTCCGCTCATTTGATAGTTTCGATGATTTAGCCATTCCATTTCGAGCCATTGCTACTGATTTAGTCACCAGTCACGCAGTGATTATTTCATCAGGCAGTATTATTGATGCTATGCAGGCATCGGCCGCAGTACCGGGGGTTGTCCAACCCATCGAATTAGAGGGGAAAACGCTGGTGGATGGCGGGATTGCCAATAATTTACCTATCGATGTCGTTAAGGCGATGGGTGCCGATGTGGTAATTGCTGTCGATATTGGATCTTCACTGGCTCAAAAAGAGCATATTCAAAATTCTGTGGATGTGCTGATGCAGCTCTCCACGATTTTAACCCGCGCTTCTACAGAGCATCAGCTGCTAAAAATGACTCCTGAAGATATTTTAATTCGACCCGATGTGGGAGCATTGAGCACAACTGACTGGGCGGTTTTACCGCTAGCCCTTGAACGTGGTCAGCAAGCGGCTATAGAAAAAAAGTCACAGTTAAGTCAGTTAAGTATGGAGGAAGCACAATACCTTACCTTGAAACAGCAAGCTTTTGAGCGCAGCGAAGTGTGGTTTGCATCTATGAATCGTCCGTTGGTGGCGATTGAACTAAACAATCAATCGTCTGTGCATAATGATCTTATTTTGCGGGAATTTGCCATCAAACAAAGTGCATTAGTGACAGAGCGTGATGTCCAAGACGCCATTGATCGTGTGTATGGTTTAGATGCGTTTGAAACGGTTGATGCCACGTTTAAAGAAACGCCGACAGGGCGTATACTGTTGCTTAATACCCAAGCTAAGTCGTGGGGTCCAAACTTTCTTGATGTGGGCGCAAGTTACCAAGATGATTTTCAAAGTGACTCCGTACTCTCGTTAGATATTGCTTACACAAAAAGTGGCCTTAACCAGTTAGGTGCTCAGTGGCGAAATCAGCTTTCACTAGGCTACGAAAAGGCACTTAAATCTGAGTTTTATCAGCCATTGAATAGCACTGAAGATTTTTATGGTATTGCTTCAATTGGATATTTAAAAGAAGAGCGGCGGTTGAAAAACTCAGAAAGTATTTATGTTGATTTACAAAAAACGTCCCTGTTGGGGCAGGTAGCGGCAGGGTACTATTTCAATAATGACTGGGTTGTTGAAGTTGGTTTTGCTGCTGAGTCAGGGGAACTACGTAACCAAGATTGGGCGAAGCAGGTGTCTGATTATAATCAGCAAGGGTATTACCTCTCGCTTAATTTCGATGATTTAAATAGCATTAATTTTCCAACTGATGGCAATAAATTTGCATTCACTGTGCACCAACGCCAAGAAGAATATGATGATTACTTTGCTCCTATCGAAGACGCCGATTCATTACAATTAACAGTTGATTGGCGAGGCGCTATGACCCTTAATAATCATGCACTGGTCGGCGCAGCGTCTTTTTCAACAATAGATAAAAGGGGCGAGTTTACAGCCAATGTGACTGAGTTAGGTGGTTTTTTAAATTTGTCAGGCTACGGTAAAAATACGCTGATTGGTGCGCATAAAGCCTTTGCTGCTGTCATTTATCAATATGATGTAGGGCGCGATATATTGAATCTCAGCAATTACCCCTTGTATTCGGGATTAAGTGTTGAGGCTGGCAATGTCTGGTCGCTTGCTGAGCAAATTGATTTAGATGACTTGTTGCTGTCCGGGAGTGTTTACTTAGGAACAGATACCGGCGCAGGGCCAATTGCGTTGGGTGTTGGGTTTGCAAAGGGGGGTGAAACAAGTGTGTTTATTTCACTTGGAAAAAATTGGTGGTGATAAAATTTATTTATGGTTTATTGTAAGTGTATATTTATTATTTATGTAAATGATTAAAAAATATCATTATTAAAGCACTGTGAAAAAATTTCAATTGCTGTTTAAATATGCTCACCTTGTCAATGTAGGCAAATACGCTATTTGCGCGTACAATATCGCCTTCTTTGATCCTTTATTACGTTGCAACTAGGAGAACCCATGTTAGAACGCAGCATGAACATCGCAGATTTTGATCCAGAGTTATTTGAAGCTATTAATAAAGAAACTGCTCGCCAAGAAGAGCATATTGAACTGATCGCTTCAGAAAACTACTGTAGCCCACGCGTTTTAGAGGCTCAAGGCTCTCAACTTACTAACAAATATGCAGAAGGTTACCCTGGTAAGCGTTACTATGGTGGTTGTGAGCATGTTGACGTTGTTGAGCAGTTAGCGATTGATCGCGCAAATGAGTTATTTGGTACTGATTACGCAAACGTTCAGCCGCATGCTGGTTCTCAAGCAAATGCTGCAGTATTCCAAGCATTGTTACAGCCACACGATACCGTATTGGGTATGAGCTTAGCCCATGGCGGTCACTTAACTCATGGTTCTCATGTTAACTTTTCAGGTAAAACATACAATGCGATTCAGTATGGTTTAAATGAAGAAACAGGCGAAATCGATTACGCACAAGTTGAAGCGTTAGCGCTTGAGCACAAACCAAAAATGATTATTGCTGGTTTTTCTGCGTATTCAGGGATCGTTGATTGGGCTAAATTCCGCGAAATCGCTGATAAAGTCGATGCATATTTGTTTGTTGATATGGCTCACGTTGCAGGTCTGATTGCTGCGGGTGTATACCCAAGCCCAGTGCCACACGCACATGTTGTTTCAACAACAACTCATAAAACGTTAGCCGGCCCTCGTGGTGGTTTGATTATCTCTGCGTGTGGTGATCAAGAGATTTATAAAAAATTAAATAGTGCAGTGTTCCCTGGTGGCCAAGGTGGTCCTTTATGTCACATTATTGCAGCTAAAGCCGTCGCATTTAAAGAAGCGTTACAACCAGAGTTTAAAACGTATCAAGCTCAAGTTGTTAAAAATGCACAAGCTATGGTTGAAGTGTTGCAAGAGCGTGGTTACAAAGTGGTATCAGGCAAAACAGATAACCACCTATTTTTGCTTGATTTGATCGATAAAGACATCACAGGTAAAGATGCAGATGCAGCGTTAGGTAATGCAAACATTACTGTTAACAAAAATTCAGTGCCAAATGATCCACGTTCGCCATTTGTAACATCTGGTTTGCGTATTGGTTCACCTGCTATTACTCGTCGTGGTTTTAAAGAAGCAGAATCAAAAGAGCTAGCTGGCTGGATTTGTGATGTTCTTGACAACATTGAAGATGCGTCAGTTCAGGCACAAGTGAAAGAAAAAGTACAAGCAATTTGTAAGAAGTTACCTGTTTACGCATAATTGTTTCTTGCAAAATTAATTTAGCTCACAAGCTAACTATTTTTTGCTATGATAAGGCCGCTTTTTAAAGCGGCTTTTTTTATGTCAACGCCATGAAAGCACTTCGGTTTAGGTCTTGTGTTTCAATCTGCTTATTTGAACGGGAATTCAGAATGTATTGTCCATTTTGTTCTGCAAAAGATACGAAAGTCATCGACTCGCGATTGGTGGGTGGTGGCCATCAGGTGCGTCGACGTCGTGAGTGCATTGATTGTCATGAGCGATTTACTACATTTGAAGGGGCTGAATTGGTGATGCCTCGTGTTATTAAGCAAGATGGCAGCCGCGAACCTTTTAACGAAGATAAGTTGCTTAATGGCTTACATCGCGCCCTTGAAAAACGCCCTGTTAGTACAGAGCAAGTTGAAGAAGTCGTTCATCAAATTAAATCTCAACTTAGGGCAACGGGTGAGCGAGAAATATCCAGCCACATTGTCGGTGAATGTATTATGGAAGCACTGAAAAAGCTCGATAAAGTAGCGTATGTCCGATTTGCATCTGTTTATCGTTCCTTCGAAGATATTAAAGAATTTGGCGAAGAAATCGCCCGCTTAGGTGAATAACGTGAGCCAATTCACAGCCCAAGATCATCATTATATGACGCTGGCGATTAATCTTGCCGCCAATGGAATGTACACCACAACACCAAACCCCAATGTTGGCTGCGTGTTAGTCAACAATGGTGAAATTGTCGGCCAGGGGTACCATAAAAAAGCAGGCGAAGGCCATGCCGAAGTCAATGCCCTTGCCGAAGCACAAGATAAAGCTCAAGGGGCGGTTGCGTATGTGACTTTAGAGCCTTGCTCCCATACGGGGCGCACAGGTCCGTGCGCTGTTGCATTAGTCGAGGCGGGTGTGTCCAAAGTCATTGCAGCGATGGTCGACCCTAACCCTGCAGTCAGCGGTAAAGGGCTCGCTATTTTAAATCAAGCGGGCATAGAAACGGCGTTTGGTTTGATGCAAACGCAAGCAGAAGCGCTGAACCGTGGTTTTTTAAAACGAATGCGTACAGGCATGCCTTTTATTCAGTGCAAATTAGCCGCTAGTTTAGATGGTAAAACGGCATTAAAAAATGGTGCCAGCAAGTGGATTACCGGACCGCAAGCTCGGGCGCAGGTGCAAGACTATCGAGCAAAAAGTTGTGCGATTCTAACCGGTGCCGACACGATACTCGTTGATAATGCAAAGATGAATGTGCGCTATGCTGAGTTGCTCGAACCGCCTTTCCCTGCTGAGCAGTTACGACAACCAATCCGCGTTGTGGTTGACTCAAAACACCGCTTAACGCCTGATTTGGCTTTTTTTCAAATCAACAGTCCAATTATCATTCTGACCACAGAGCTTGAAAATAACCATCATTGGCCGCATTACGTTCAGCATCTGGTTGTCAAAGAGTTAAATGGATTTGTTGACTTGACGGATGCGTGTCAGCAACTTGGGAAATTAGGGGTGAATCAGCTTTGGTTAGAAGCAGGCCATACTTTGGCTGGTAAATTTGCCGAATTAGCCTTGGTTGATGAGTTTATTTTTTATCTTGCACCAAAATTAATAGGTGCCAGTGGACAAAGCCTTTTACAGCTTCCCGTGTTAGAATCTATGGATCAGGTTTATGATTTGGCCATTGATGAAGTGAGCCTTATAGACTCAGATCTTAAAATTATTGCGTCTCCAAAAAGAGTATGAAAGAACTAAATGTTTACAGGAATTATTGAGGCCGTAGGCCAGTTAACCACTTTACAAAAAGTGGGAGGTGATCTCAGTGTGACTGTGACCAGTACTGAGCTTGATTTAAGCGACGTTAAACTCGGTGATAGCATCGCCACAAATGGGGTGTGCTTAACAGTCGTAAAACTTAAAAGTGATGGTTTTGTTGCTGATGTTTCTCATGAGACTTTAAGTTTAACTGGGTTTGCTGAGTACAAAGTAGGTCAGAAAGTGAATTTAGAAAAAGCCCTGACTCCTACATCTCGTTTAGGAGGACATTTAGTATCGGGGCACATTGATGGCATTGCAACGGTTGTCGCGATTGAACAAAATGCCCGTGCCACCGATTATTGGCTAAGTGCCCCTCATGGATTATTAAAATACATTCCGTACAAAGGTTCGGTGTGTATTGATGGGATTAGTTTAACAGTCAATGGGATTGAACAAGATCGCTTTAAGCTAACGATTGTGCCACATACAGCGCAACAAACGACTATTGTTGACTTTAGAGTTGGCAGTCAGGTGAATTTAGAAGTGGATCAACTTGCTCGTTATATGGAACGCCTGCTCAGTTCGGGTGCGAATGAGCAAACACAAACCAGTAATGTCTCAATGGACTTATTAGCTCAAGCGGGTTTTATAAAGTCTTAAACATATTTTAACCTTAAATAGCCTGCTATTTAGATGACAACAGCAAAAGCGAGTATGCAATGAAACTCAACAGCGCAGCAGAAATTATTGATGATATCCGTGCCGGTAAAATGGTTATCTTGATGGATGATGAAGATCGAGAAAATGAAGGCGATTTAATTATGGCTGCCGAGCACATCAGTGCCGAAGCAATCAATTTTATGGCGACATATGGACGTGGATTAATTTGTTTGACGTTGACACAAGAACGTTGTCAGCAGCTTGATTTACCTTTAATGGTACGTAACAACGGTGCACAGTTCTCGACTAACTTCACCATGTCTATTGAAGCTGCAAAAGGGGTCACAACCGGAATATCAGCTGCCGATCGTGCGCGAACTGTTCAAGCTGCTGTTGCCAAAGGTGCAGTCCCTGCAGATATCGTTCAGCCGGGTCATATTTTTCCAATTATGGCGCAGCCGGGGGGCGTTTTGACCCGTGCTGGGCACACTGAGGCGGGTTGTGATTTAGCGCGTTTAGCAGGTTGTGAACCATCGTCTGTGATTGTAGAGATTTTAAACCCTGATGGCACCATGGCACGACGCCCTGATTTAGAAATTGTCGCCAAAGAGCACGGTATTAAAATTGGTACTATCGCTGATTTAATTGAATACCGTAATTTGAATGAAGCGACCATTGAGCGAGTTGCAACCTGCAAACTCCCCACAGAGCATGGTGATTTTGATTTAGTTACTTATAAAGATACCATTGATGGTCAGCTTCATTATGCATTAGTTAAAGGCAGTGTGAATTCAGATGAAGCAACTTTAGTAAGGGTTCACTTACAAAGTACTTTTAACGATATTTTACTTTCTGATCGTGTTGCAGATCGCAGCTGGACACTCAGTCATGCAATGCAACGTGTTGCTCAAGAAAATGGCGTAGTGGTTATTTTAGGTAAGCAAGAAACGTCAGAAGAGCTTGAATCAATTGTGAAAGCATTTGAAGCACAAGATAAAGGCGAATCCACTCAGTTACGTAAATTCCAAGGGACATCACGCACTGTGGGTGTCGGTTCTCAGATTTTGGCGGATTTAGGTATTCATAAAATGCGTTTAATGAGTTTACCGAAAAAATACCATGCAATTTCAGGGTTTGGCTTAGAAGTGGTGGAATACGTCGAACCATAATTTACTAAAAAAGAGAGCTCATTATTAACGCTAATAAAGTTGAGCTTTCTATGTTATGATGCGCGCCGATTTTTGTGCATCAGATTAAAACCAGTTTAAGGGCTTCGGATGAAAATTATTGAAGGTAACATGAATGCAACTGGCAAAAAATTTGCCATTGTCATCTCTCGTTTTAATAGCTTTATTGGTAGTAGCTTACTAGAAGGCGCTGTAGATACGTTAAAACGTACTGGTGGTGTAAATGATGACGATATCACCGTTGTCTATGTACCCGGTGCAGTAGAATTACCCTTAGTTGCAAAGCGTGTTGCAGCTAAAAAAGAATATGATGCGATTATTGCGCTTGGCGTGGTAATTCGTGGTGGTACGCCGCACTTTGACCTTGTTGCTGGTGAATCAAACAAAGGGTTAGCTCAAGTATCACTTGAGTATGATATCCCAGTCGCTTTTGGTGTATTAACCACTGAAAGTATTGAACAAGCAATTGAACGAGCAGGCACCAAAATGGGTAACAAAGGCGGTGAAGCAGCCCTTGGTGCACTTGAAATGGTAAATGTTCTTGACCAAATTTAAGGATTTGATGTGAAACCTGCAGCAAGGCGTAAAGCCCGTATTTTAGCACTTCAAGCTATTTATTCATGGCAAGTAAGTGGTAACAATATTTCAAATATTGAACAGCAGATGCTACTTGAAAATGACATCACTAAAGTCGATGTTGAGTATTTTAAAGATTTAGCATGTGGTGTCGCTGTACAGCATAAAGTGCTAGACGAAATTCTAGCTCCTCATTTAGCTCGTCCTTATGAAGATATCGATTTTGTGGAAAAAGCTATTTTGCGCTTATCAGCGTATGAGTTGAAATTCCGCGAAGATGTTCCTTATAAAGTTGCTATTAATGAGGGAATTGAGTTAGCTAAGATGTTTGGTGCTGAAGATAGCCATAAGTTTGTTAATGGTGTCTTAGATAAAGCAGTAAAAGAGCTTAGAGCTTAATTAATTAGAGGGAGCCGGCTTAGCCCGGCTTTTTTGTGTATGCGTGAATTTGAATTAATAAGCCGATATTTCAAAGGCCGAGGCATCACTCGCAAAGATGTAAAGTTAGGAATTGGTGATGATGCGGCAGTGATGAATGTACCTGAAAACTGTCAATTAGTCGTCACTACAGATACGCTTGTTGAAGGTGTTCACTTTTTTAAAGATATGTCGCCAAGAGCACTTGGTCATCGAGCGCTTGCCGTTAATTTAAGTGATCTGGCTGCCATGGGCGCAGAACCTGCTTGGATTTCTTTGGCATTAACTTTGCCCCATGCCGATATCGATTGGCTGGAAGAGTTTACCGCTGGTATGCATGAAATCGCAGAGTACTTTAATGTACAAATTATCGGTGGCGATACGACTCAAGGCCCTCTTACAATCAGTATTTGTGCTAAAGGAACCGTGCCAAAAGATAAAGCGTTAACGCGTTCTGGCGCTAAAAATGGTGACTGGATCTATCTCTCTGGACCGTTAGGTGATGCAGGTCTTGCAATTGAAGCGCACAAAGGGC from Pseudoalteromonas ulvae UL12 encodes the following:
- the thiL gene encoding thiamine-phosphate kinase encodes the protein MREFELISRYFKGRGITRKDVKLGIGDDAAVMNVPENCQLVVTTDTLVEGVHFFKDMSPRALGHRALAVNLSDLAAMGAEPAWISLALTLPHADIDWLEEFTAGMHEIAEYFNVQIIGGDTTQGPLTISICAKGTVPKDKALTRSGAKNGDWIYLSGPLGDAGLAIEAHKGRFDVRPENLAKLKQRFEYPNPRVAAGQVLRNLASSCIDISDGLLADLKHILSMSMVGATINVDKIPVSQALAESLTEDERWPFLLAYGDDYELLFTVPEDKKGMLDLSLRQYGVEAVCIGQIKGTEGQIELLNQGEKFTFVGQGYQHFAEE
- the nrdR gene encoding transcriptional regulator NrdR: MYCPFCSAKDTKVIDSRLVGGGHQVRRRRECIDCHERFTTFEGAELVMPRVIKQDGSREPFNEDKLLNGLHRALEKRPVSTEQVEEVVHQIKSQLRATGEREISSHIVGECIMEALKKLDKVAYVRFASVYRSFEDIKEFGEEIARLGE
- a CDS encoding riboflavin synthase — translated: MFTGIIEAVGQLTTLQKVGGDLSVTVTSTELDLSDVKLGDSIATNGVCLTVVKLKSDGFVADVSHETLSLTGFAEYKVGQKVNLEKALTPTSRLGGHLVSGHIDGIATVVAIEQNARATDYWLSAPHGLLKYIPYKGSVCIDGISLTVNGIEQDRFKLTIVPHTAQQTTIVDFRVGSQVNLEVDQLARYMERLLSSGANEQTQTSNVSMDLLAQAGFIKS
- the ribH gene encoding 6,7-dimethyl-8-ribityllumazine synthase, whose amino-acid sequence is MKIIEGNMNATGKKFAIVISRFNSFIGSSLLEGAVDTLKRTGGVNDDDITVVYVPGAVELPLVAKRVAAKKEYDAIIALGVVIRGGTPHFDLVAGESNKGLAQVSLEYDIPVAFGVLTTESIEQAIERAGTKMGNKGGEAALGALEMVNVLDQI
- the nusB gene encoding transcription antitermination factor NusB; protein product: MKPAARRKARILALQAIYSWQVSGNNISNIEQQMLLENDITKVDVEYFKDLACGVAVQHKVLDEILAPHLARPYEDIDFVEKAILRLSAYELKFREDVPYKVAINEGIELAKMFGAEDSHKFVNGVLDKAVKELRA
- a CDS encoding patatin-like phospholipase family protein produces the protein MFRIISVISFLLIFSIELAAQERLKVGLVLGGGGAKGSAHVGVLKELEQLNIPIDYIAGTSIGAYVGGMYALGYSPAQIEQVMLDSNWDEGYSDTIPRNSLNVRNKQHRDTYNLPLRLGIEEQQLKIPKGLLAGQNVNRLLRSSTNLVRSFDSFDDLAIPFRAIATDLVTSHAVIISSGSIIDAMQASAAVPGVVQPIELEGKTLVDGGIANNLPIDVVKAMGADVVIAVDIGSSLAQKEHIQNSVDVLMQLSTILTRASTEHQLLKMTPEDILIRPDVGALSTTDWAVLPLALERGQQAAIEKKSQLSQLSMEEAQYLTLKQQAFERSEVWFASMNRPLVAIELNNQSSVHNDLILREFAIKQSALVTERDVQDAIDRVYGLDAFETVDATFKETPTGRILLLNTQAKSWGPNFLDVGASYQDDFQSDSVLSLDIAYTKSGLNQLGAQWRNQLSLGYEKALKSEFYQPLNSTEDFYGIASIGYLKEERRLKNSESIYVDLQKTSLLGQVAAGYYFNNDWVVEVGFAAESGELRNQDWAKQVSDYNQQGYYLSLNFDDLNSINFPTDGNKFAFTVHQRQEEYDDYFAPIEDADSLQLTVDWRGAMTLNNHALVGAASFSTIDKRGEFTANVTELGGFLNLSGYGKNTLIGAHKAFAAVIYQYDVGRDILNLSNYPLYSGLSVEAGNVWSLAEQIDLDDLLLSGSVYLGTDTGAGPIALGVGFAKGGETSVFISLGKNWW
- the glyA gene encoding serine hydroxymethyltransferase; protein product: MLERSMNIADFDPELFEAINKETARQEEHIELIASENYCSPRVLEAQGSQLTNKYAEGYPGKRYYGGCEHVDVVEQLAIDRANELFGTDYANVQPHAGSQANAAVFQALLQPHDTVLGMSLAHGGHLTHGSHVNFSGKTYNAIQYGLNEETGEIDYAQVEALALEHKPKMIIAGFSAYSGIVDWAKFREIADKVDAYLFVDMAHVAGLIAAGVYPSPVPHAHVVSTTTHKTLAGPRGGLIISACGDQEIYKKLNSAVFPGGQGGPLCHIIAAKAVAFKEALQPEFKTYQAQVVKNAQAMVEVLQERGYKVVSGKTDNHLFLLDLIDKDITGKDADAALGNANITVNKNSVPNDPRSPFVTSGLRIGSPAITRRGFKEAESKELAGWICDVLDNIEDASVQAQVKEKVQAICKKLPVYA
- the ribD gene encoding bifunctional diaminohydroxyphosphoribosylaminopyrimidine deaminase/5-amino-6-(5-phosphoribosylamino)uracil reductase RibD encodes the protein MNNVSQFTAQDHHYMTLAINLAANGMYTTTPNPNVGCVLVNNGEIVGQGYHKKAGEGHAEVNALAEAQDKAQGAVAYVTLEPCSHTGRTGPCAVALVEAGVSKVIAAMVDPNPAVSGKGLAILNQAGIETAFGLMQTQAEALNRGFLKRMRTGMPFIQCKLAASLDGKTALKNGASKWITGPQARAQVQDYRAKSCAILTGADTILVDNAKMNVRYAELLEPPFPAEQLRQPIRVVVDSKHRLTPDLAFFQINSPIIILTTELENNHHWPHYVQHLVVKELNGFVDLTDACQQLGKLGVNQLWLEAGHTLAGKFAELALVDEFIFYLAPKLIGASGQSLLQLPVLESMDQVYDLAIDEVSLIDSDLKIIASPKRV
- the ribBA gene encoding bifunctional 3,4-dihydroxy-2-butanone-4-phosphate synthase/GTP cyclohydrolase II, encoding MKLNSAAEIIDDIRAGKMVILMDDEDRENEGDLIMAAEHISAEAINFMATYGRGLICLTLTQERCQQLDLPLMVRNNGAQFSTNFTMSIEAAKGVTTGISAADRARTVQAAVAKGAVPADIVQPGHIFPIMAQPGGVLTRAGHTEAGCDLARLAGCEPSSVIVEILNPDGTMARRPDLEIVAKEHGIKIGTIADLIEYRNLNEATIERVATCKLPTEHGDFDLVTYKDTIDGQLHYALVKGSVNSDEATLVRVHLQSTFNDILLSDRVADRSWTLSHAMQRVAQENGVVVILGKQETSEELESIVKAFEAQDKGESTQLRKFQGTSRTVGVGSQILADLGIHKMRLMSLPKKYHAISGFGLEVVEYVEP